The Eublepharis macularius isolate TG4126 chromosome 3, MPM_Emac_v1.0, whole genome shotgun sequence genome has a window encoding:
- the VGLL3 gene encoding transcription cofactor vestigial-like protein 3 isoform X2, translated as MPGKSSRGWKASLRTVAVAGPATAMSCSDVVRHHPPQLKLSSAVAAASCPATPCPFPALPFSQSQQAKFAVYSKMQESLEAALPNKQEEDEKDQPAEMEYLNSRCILFTYFQGDIGSVVDEHFSRALNQASSFNSESVLSKSKAGLNPLWRENSAIASQRSGFPASFWTSSYQTPPPPCLAGVHHDFPVTAPSTFSTADPSNWPGHTLHQTVPPPPPPPSMSESWHYPLASQVSPTYGHMHDVYMHHHHPHAHMHHHHHPPTSHLDPGYRPLLMPSVCTGKIPPPHCDAARTDSTTVTSATSAWAGTFHGTVDIVPTFGFDTGIQHQEKSKETSWF; from the exons ATGCCCGGGAAAAGTAGTCGCGGCTGGAAAGCATCTCTCCGGACAGTGGCAGTAGCAggtcccgctactgccatgagttgCTCGGACGTGGTGAGGCATCACCCGCCCCAGTTGAAGCTGTCTAGTGCAGTGGCAGCGGCATCCTGTCCCGCGACTCCTTGCCCCTTTCCTGCGCTGCCCTTCTCGCAGAGCCAACAG GCTAAATTTGCTGTATATAGCAAGATGCAGGAGTCTCTGGAAGCAGCTCTTCCTAACAAACAAGAGGAAGATGAGAAAGACCAGCCTGCTGAAATGGAGTACCTTAACTCTCGGTGCATCCTTTTCACTTACTTCCAGGGAGACATTGGGTCAGTAGTGGATGAACACTTTTCAAGAGCATTAAATCAAGCCAGCAGCTTCAACTCAGAGTCTGTCCTTTCAAAAAGCAAGGCAGGGCTTAACCCGCTATGGAGAG AGAACTCTGCAATAGCAAGCCAAAGGAGTGGTTTCCCAGCTTCGTTTTGGACCAGTTCTTATCAAACACCACCTCCACCATGCTTAGCTGGAGTTCATCATGATTTCCCAGTTACTGCACCAAGCACCTTCTCAACTGCAGATCCTAGCAACTGGCCAGGACATACCCTGCACCAGACtgttccacctcctcctcctccacctagcATGTCAGAATCCTGGCATTATCCTTTGGCATCTCAGGTGAGTCCTACATATGGACACATGCATGATGTGTACATGCATCATCATCACCCCCATGCGCACatgcatcaccaccaccacccgccgACTTCACACCTTGACCCAGGGTACAGACCTTTGCTGATGCCTTCAGTTTGTACAGGCAAGATTCCTCCACCACATTGTGATGCAGCCAGGACAGATTCTACAACTGTCACCAGTGCTACCTCAGCATGGGCTGGAACTTTTCATGGAACAGTCGACATTGTGCCAACCTTTGGGTTTGACACAG
- the VGLL3 gene encoding transcription cofactor vestigial-like protein 3 isoform X1: MPGKSSRGWKASLRTVAVAGPATAMSCSDVVRHHPPQLKLSSAVAAASCPATPCPFPALPFSQSQQAKFAVYSKMQESLEAALPNKQEEDEKDQPAEMEYLNSRCILFTYFQGDIGSVVDEHFSRALNQASSFNSESVLSKSKAGLNPLWRENSAIASQRSGFPASFWTSSYQTPPPPCLAGVHHDFPVTAPSTFSTADPSNWPGHTLHQTVPPPPPPPSMSESWHYPLASQVSPTYGHMHDVYMHHHHPHAHMHHHHHPPTSHLDPGYRPLLMPSVCTGKIPPPHCDAARTDSTTVTSATSAWAGTFHGTVDIVPTFGFDTVGIQHQEKSKETSWF, translated from the exons ATGCCCGGGAAAAGTAGTCGCGGCTGGAAAGCATCTCTCCGGACAGTGGCAGTAGCAggtcccgctactgccatgagttgCTCGGACGTGGTGAGGCATCACCCGCCCCAGTTGAAGCTGTCTAGTGCAGTGGCAGCGGCATCCTGTCCCGCGACTCCTTGCCCCTTTCCTGCGCTGCCCTTCTCGCAGAGCCAACAG GCTAAATTTGCTGTATATAGCAAGATGCAGGAGTCTCTGGAAGCAGCTCTTCCTAACAAACAAGAGGAAGATGAGAAAGACCAGCCTGCTGAAATGGAGTACCTTAACTCTCGGTGCATCCTTTTCACTTACTTCCAGGGAGACATTGGGTCAGTAGTGGATGAACACTTTTCAAGAGCATTAAATCAAGCCAGCAGCTTCAACTCAGAGTCTGTCCTTTCAAAAAGCAAGGCAGGGCTTAACCCGCTATGGAGAG AGAACTCTGCAATAGCAAGCCAAAGGAGTGGTTTCCCAGCTTCGTTTTGGACCAGTTCTTATCAAACACCACCTCCACCATGCTTAGCTGGAGTTCATCATGATTTCCCAGTTACTGCACCAAGCACCTTCTCAACTGCAGATCCTAGCAACTGGCCAGGACATACCCTGCACCAGACtgttccacctcctcctcctccacctagcATGTCAGAATCCTGGCATTATCCTTTGGCATCTCAGGTGAGTCCTACATATGGACACATGCATGATGTGTACATGCATCATCATCACCCCCATGCGCACatgcatcaccaccaccacccgccgACTTCACACCTTGACCCAGGGTACAGACCTTTGCTGATGCCTTCAGTTTGTACAGGCAAGATTCCTCCACCACATTGTGATGCAGCCAGGACAGATTCTACAACTGTCACCAGTGCTACCTCAGCATGGGCTGGAACTTTTCATGGAACAGTCGACATTGTGCCAACCTTTGGGTTTGACACAG